In one window of Pseudodesulfovibrio sediminis DNA:
- a CDS encoding peptidylprolyl isomerase translates to MAKASARHLLVNDEETCLDLKKQIQDGADFGELAKQHSSCPSGQRGGDLGEFGPGAMVPEFDTVVFNEAVGEVHGPVKTQFGYHLLEVTSRED, encoded by the coding sequence ATGGCAAAAGCATCTGCCCGCCATCTTTTGGTTAATGATGAAGAAACCTGTCTGGACCTGAAAAAACAAATTCAGGACGGCGCAGATTTTGGTGAATTGGCAAAACAACACTCCAGCTGCCCTTCCGGACAGCGCGGCGGCGATCTCGGTGAGTTCGGCCCCGGTGCCATGGTCCCGGAATTTGACACCGTGGTGTTTAACGAAGCTGTTGGCGAAGTTCATGGCCCGGTAAAAACACAGTTCGGTTACCACCTGCTGGAAGTCACGAGCCGCGAAGACTAA
- a CDS encoding TIGR00730 family Rossman fold protein, whose protein sequence is MKRVCVYLGSNPGFDEAYAEATKALARELAARNIGLVYGGSNVGLMGLIANTCLEVGGEVTGVIPELLVEKEVSHTGLSKLHVVKSMHERKQKMADLSDGFITLPGGIGTLEEFFETLTWSQLGYHTKPCGLLDVKGYYSYLAEHMDRMVQNGFLMQEHRAMALTDATPNGLLDQFETYDPPKVDKWIEKKKGL, encoded by the coding sequence ATGAAACGAGTTTGTGTCTATCTCGGCTCCAACCCCGGTTTTGACGAAGCCTATGCGGAAGCGACCAAAGCACTCGCCAGAGAACTGGCAGCCCGCAATATAGGTCTGGTATATGGCGGCTCCAACGTAGGCCTCATGGGTCTTATCGCCAACACATGCCTTGAGGTCGGCGGAGAAGTTACCGGCGTCATTCCGGAGTTGTTAGTGGAAAAGGAAGTGTCGCACACAGGGCTCTCCAAGCTCCACGTGGTCAAGTCCATGCACGAACGCAAGCAGAAGATGGCCGACCTCTCCGACGGCTTCATCACCCTGCCCGGCGGCATAGGCACGCTGGAGGAATTTTTCGAAACCCTAACGTGGAGCCAGCTCGGCTATCACACCAAGCCATGCGGCCTGCTGGACGTCAAGGGCTACTACTCATACCTGGCCGAGCACATGGACCGCATGGTGCAGAACGGATTCCTCATGCAGGAACACCGAGCCATGGCGCTTACCGATGCCACGCCCAACGGACTGCTCGATCAGTTCGAGACGTATGACCCGCCCAAGGTGGATAAGTGGATTGAGAAGAAGAAGGGGTTGTAA
- a CDS encoding threonine aldolase family protein — protein sequence MNDLKSFASDNNSGAHPEIMEAVVKANTGHLKSYGEDEISIHTDEVFKEFFGSRARIHYVTTGTAANVLGIRAVTHTYNSVLCAEQAHINNDECGAPEAFGGIKLVPIPSKDGKLTPGMIAPYLGHVGFVHASQPKVVSITQPTEVGKLYTLKEIEDIVEFAHDRDLLVHLDGARIANACAALDCSFFDMTTALDVDLVSFGGTKNGCLMGEAVIFLNPEIGEGFPYLRKQSMQLVSKMRFVSAQLERYLADDLWLINARQANAMAKRLADKAGAIDGVEILDTVDCNAIFAHIPPAATEILQKDYYFYVWDEHTHTVRWMTSWATTEEMVDEFVADIKKAVEAVS from the coding sequence ATGAACGATTTGAAATCCTTTGCCAGCGACAACAACTCCGGCGCGCATCCTGAAATCATGGAGGCCGTGGTCAAAGCCAACACCGGCCATCTGAAATCCTATGGCGAAGACGAAATTTCCATCCACACCGATGAGGTGTTCAAGGAATTTTTCGGCTCCCGTGCGCGCATCCACTATGTGACCACCGGCACCGCTGCCAACGTCCTCGGTATTCGGGCCGTGACCCACACCTACAACTCGGTCCTCTGCGCCGAGCAGGCCCATATCAACAACGACGAGTGCGGTGCGCCAGAGGCCTTTGGCGGCATCAAGCTGGTACCCATCCCGTCCAAGGACGGCAAGCTCACGCCCGGCATGATCGCGCCGTATCTCGGCCACGTCGGGTTCGTGCACGCCTCGCAGCCCAAGGTCGTGTCCATCACCCAGCCCACGGAAGTCGGCAAGCTCTACACCTTGAAGGAAATCGAGGACATAGTGGAGTTCGCCCATGACCGCGACCTGCTGGTCCATCTGGACGGCGCGCGCATAGCCAACGCCTGTGCCGCCCTGGATTGCTCGTTCTTTGACATGACCACCGCTCTGGACGTGGACCTCGTCTCCTTTGGCGGCACCAAGAACGGCTGTCTCATGGGCGAGGCCGTGATCTTCCTGAACCCGGAAATCGGCGAAGGCTTCCCGTACCTGCGCAAACAATCCATGCAGCTTGTCTCCAAGATGCGCTTCGTGTCTGCCCAGTTGGAACGCTATCTGGCCGACGACCTCTGGCTGATCAACGCCCGTCAGGCCAATGCCATGGCAAAACGACTGGCCGACAAGGCCGGAGCCATCGACGGCGTGGAGATTCTGGATACGGTGGACTGCAACGCCATCTTTGCCCATATCCCGCCTGCGGCCACTGAGATACTGCAAAAAGACTACTACTTCTATGTCTGGGACGAGCACACCCACACCGTGCGGTGGATGACATCCTGGGCCACCACCGAGGAAATGGTGGATGAATTTGTTGCGGACATCAAAAAAGCTGTGGAGGCTGTTTCATGA
- a CDS encoding GDSL-type esterase/lipase family protein gives MIICYFGDSLTLGYGDPAGLGWAGRISGTLSTLGVDVTSYNLGIRKNTSTALLDRFEAEASRRKIEDTGFKFVFSFGVADVVHAQTTENSVAAAKAILTKAQGMGDVLMIGPSPTTNEEKNGMINTLSNALAELCTDLAVPFVPVFDAMLHSPTYQRALADNDGTHPAAMGYADLARHIMQSEPARDFFGLE, from the coding sequence ATGATTATCTGCTATTTCGGCGATTCCCTTACACTGGGTTACGGCGATCCCGCCGGACTGGGCTGGGCAGGCCGCATTTCCGGCACACTCTCCACCCTCGGCGTGGATGTGACCAGCTACAATCTCGGCATACGCAAGAATACCAGCACGGCCCTGCTCGACCGTTTCGAGGCCGAAGCGTCACGGAGAAAGATTGAAGACACCGGGTTCAAATTCGTCTTCAGCTTCGGCGTGGCCGACGTGGTGCACGCCCAGACCACAGAGAATTCAGTGGCTGCGGCCAAGGCCATCTTGACCAAGGCTCAAGGCATGGGAGATGTGCTGATGATAGGCCCGTCCCCGACCACCAACGAGGAAAAGAACGGCATGATCAACACGCTTTCCAACGCCCTTGCCGAGCTGTGTACAGACCTCGCCGTTCCCTTTGTCCCTGTTTTCGACGCCATGCTCCATTCGCCGACCTACCAAAGGGCGCTTGCCGACAACGACGGCACACATCCCGCGGCCATGGGATACGCCGACCTGGCCCGACACATCATGCAATCCGAACCCGCCCGCGATTTCTTCGGGCTGGAGTAA